In Deltaproteobacteria bacterium PRO3, the sequence GTCAACGGGATGCGGATCAAACAGCAGGTCCTCAAGGCCAACGACAAGATCCAGATCAGCTCAGCGACCGTGCTGCGCTTTTCCTACGTCGACACCATCGACAAAAACAGCCACGAGCGCTTCTACGAGATGGCCCTCTACGACCCGGTCACGGCGGCCCATACCAAGCGCTATTTTCTCGACCGCATTCAGCACGAGTTTGCGCATTCCGCCCGCCGGAACCTACCGTTGTCCCTGGCGATCTTCGACCTCGATTTCTTCAAGAAGGTCAACGACACCTACGGGCACCCGGCCGGGGACTACGTTTTGCATCGGGTATCCGAGATCACCAAGGGGATGATCCGCCGCGAGGACATCTTCGCCCGATACGGCGGCGAGGAGTTCGTAATCCTGATGCGGGACACCGAAGAGGCCGACGCGGTGGCTCTCGCCGAGAGGCTTCGAAAGAAAATCGCGACCTCCGATTTCGTCTTCGAGTCCAAGC encodes:
- a CDS encoding diguanylate cyclase, whose protein sequence is MGIEGFKDETVVTSIGALEGISEKEPAVDFLGGPAMGMQVILAEGEVVVGRSKDANIVVEDEAISRCHFKIKVRDKIATIEDLNSTNGTFVNGMRIKQQVLKANDKIQISSATVLRFSYVDTIDKNSHERFYEMALYDPVTAAHTKRYFLDRIQHEFAHSARRNLPLSLAIFDLDFFKKVNDTYGHPAGDYVLHRVSEITKGMIRREDIFARYGGEEFVILMRDTEEADAVALAERLRKKIATSDFVFESKRIPVTVSIGVSCLKDANFKSYGDLIRAADEYLYFSKSNGRNRVSAKSLLTS